The uncultured Methanomethylovorans sp. genome contains a region encoding:
- a CDS encoding tetratricopeptide repeat protein — protein MVVNKKYIILNLVFIAIFCAGCIGTDESDSWNGKGNDLVEDGKYTEAIQAFNKSIELDPQNGEAWFNKGVALAEIGNNEEAIQAFDKAIQLKPNNAEYLSEKGIVLRKIGRYEEATQIYDKIIEIDPLDGFAWYNKGIALYYMGKHEEAIQAYNKSTELEPQFATAWYNKGYAFYNMGRYEEAIQAFEKAIEIDSKDAKTWNYKGLAYSELGRYYESLVAFNKAIEIDPQYTKALDNKAYVLNQMERFEEAIQVCNKSIKIDPKDVKAWSYKGHALNKMGRAEEALQAYNNATTIDPQDTEAWNYKGNGLYDMNKYEEAIQSYNKATEIDPQYAEAWKNKARTYYAMTEYENAINAYNKAIELEPEDAETWDSKGTALRRIGKYDESIAAYDKAIEINSQSTSIQMHKGYALYEMEKYEEANQVFEKVIEINPQHFDAWYSKGNALREMGETNSAIQAYDKAIEINPNYALAWYNKGIAFDQAGDYTEAASCYAKAKELGYEEI, from the coding sequence ATGGTAGTGAATAAGAAATATATCATTCTGAATCTAGTATTTATTGCGATTTTCTGTGCAGGATGTATTGGAACTGATGAGTCGGACAGTTGGAATGGAAAAGGTAATGACCTTGTTGAAGATGGGAAATATACCGAAGCAATACAAGCATTCAATAAATCCATTGAATTAGATCCTCAAAACGGTGAAGCCTGGTTTAATAAAGGTGTTGCACTTGCTGAAATTGGAAATAATGAAGAAGCTATTCAAGCATTTGATAAAGCCATACAACTCAAACCAAACAATGCTGAATATTTAAGTGAAAAGGGGATCGTCCTCCGAAAGATAGGAAGATATGAAGAAGCAACACAGATCTATGATAAGATCATAGAAATAGATCCTCTGGATGGCTTTGCTTGGTATAACAAAGGTATTGCACTTTACTACATGGGAAAACACGAAGAAGCAATACAAGCATATAATAAATCCACAGAACTTGAGCCACAGTTTGCCACAGCTTGGTACAATAAAGGATATGCCTTCTATAATATGGGCAGATACGAAGAAGCCATTCAAGCATTTGAGAAAGCAATAGAAATTGATTCAAAAGATGCAAAAACATGGAACTACAAAGGATTGGCATATTCTGAACTTGGCAGGTACTACGAATCATTGGTAGCTTTCAACAAAGCCATTGAAATTGATCCACAATATACCAAAGCATTGGATAACAAAGCTTATGTCCTAAATCAAATGGAAAGATTTGAGGAAGCTATTCAGGTATGTAACAAATCTATAAAAATTGATCCAAAAGATGTAAAAGCATGGAGCTACAAAGGACATGCCCTTAATAAAATGGGAAGGGCTGAAGAGGCATTACAAGCATATAATAACGCGACGACAATTGATCCACAGGACACTGAAGCCTGGAATTACAAAGGCAACGGCCTCTATGACATGAACAAGTATGAAGAGGCAATACAAAGTTATAATAAAGCTACAGAGATAGACCCGCAGTACGCAGAAGCCTGGAAAAATAAAGCTAGAACTTACTATGCAATGACAGAATATGAAAATGCTATCAATGCATATAATAAAGCCATAGAATTAGAACCAGAAGATGCTGAGACATGGGATAGTAAGGGCACTGCGCTCCGTAGAATAGGCAAATACGATGAATCAATAGCAGCATATGATAAGGCTATAGAGATTAATTCTCAGAGTACCTCGATCCAGATGCATAAAGGTTATGCACTATACGAAATGGAAAAATATGAAGAGGCAAATCAAGTATTTGAGAAGGTCATTGAGATAAATCCTCAACATTTTGATGCATGGTATAGCAAAGGGAATGCACTTAGAGAGATGGGAGAAACCAACTCAGCTATACAAGCATACGACAAAGCTATTGAAATTAATCCTAATTACGCTTTAGCTTGGTATAATAAAGGAATTGCTTTTGACCAGGCTGGAGATTATACCGAAGCAGCTTCATGCTATGCTAAAGCCAAAGAATTGGGATATGAAGAAATATAA
- a CDS encoding formate--phosphoribosylaminoimidazolecarboxamide ligase, with translation MIEKDQIMKIVETYDLDNIAIATVCSHSSLQIFDGARKEGFKTIGICVDKPPKFYNAFPKAKPDEFIVVDSYQAIPSIAEELVKKNAIVVPHGSFVEYLGTEKFTEFPVPTFGNRNVLEWESDRNKEREWLEGARIHMPKLVKPEDINGPVMVKYHGAKGGRGFFVAKNYEDFLENVDKTQKYNIQEFIVGTRYYLHFFYSPLKTEGYTLSTGVLEMLSMDRRVESNADEIFRLGSPRELEDAGIHPTYVVTGNVPLVARESLLPLIFELGERVVEQSLKLFDGMIGPFCLETVFTDKLEIKVFEISARIVAGTNLYPAGSPYSDFIEPGLSTGRRIAQEISLARKLKQLDKILS, from the coding sequence ATGATCGAAAAAGACCAAATCATGAAAATTGTCGAAACCTATGATCTGGATAATATTGCAATTGCAACTGTATGCTCTCACTCGAGCCTTCAGATATTTGACGGTGCAAGAAAAGAAGGTTTCAAAACAATTGGTATCTGCGTCGACAAACCTCCTAAATTCTATAATGCTTTTCCTAAAGCAAAGCCCGACGAGTTCATTGTAGTAGATAGCTACCAGGCAATTCCAAGCATAGCGGAAGAGCTTGTTAAGAAGAATGCTATCGTTGTGCCACATGGATCTTTTGTGGAATACCTCGGTACAGAGAAATTCACCGAGTTCCCGGTTCCAACTTTTGGTAACAGGAATGTGCTTGAATGGGAATCAGACAGAAATAAGGAAAGAGAATGGCTGGAAGGTGCAAGAATCCACATGCCTAAATTAGTTAAGCCCGAAGATATAAACGGGCCTGTTATGGTAAAATACCATGGCGCTAAAGGAGGGCGTGGTTTTTTTGTTGCTAAGAATTATGAAGATTTCCTTGAAAATGTAGATAAGACTCAGAAGTACAATATTCAAGAATTCATAGTAGGTACAAGGTATTACCTTCATTTCTTCTATTCGCCCCTGAAGACGGAAGGCTATACTTTAAGCACGGGTGTCCTGGAAATGTTAAGCATGGACAGACGGGTTGAATCGAATGCTGATGAGATATTCAGGCTGGGTTCCCCAAGAGAGCTTGAAGATGCAGGAATTCACCCTACATACGTGGTCACAGGAAATGTTCCACTTGTTGCAAGAGAATCGTTACTCCCACTCATATTCGAACTTGGAGAAAGAGTAGTGGAACAATCATTAAAACTGTTTGATGGCATGATTGGCCCCTTCTGTCTTGAAACAGTATTCACGGATAAACTTGAGATAAAGGTCTTTGAGATATCTGCTCGTATAGTTGCAGGCACAAATCTTTACCCTGCAGGGTCCCCATACTCTGATTTTATCGAACCTGGCCTTTCAACTGGAAGGCGAATAGCCCAAGAAATTTCTCTTGCCAGGAAACTTAAACAACTAGACAAGATTTTATCTTGA
- a CDS encoding 3-isopropylmalate dehydratase small subunit codes for MKGKVWKFGDDIDTDAVIPGRYLIMNTPKELAAHAFEGVRPEFPKKVQENDIIVAGNNFGCGSSREHAPLALKGTKIGCVIAKSFARIFFRNAINIGVPLLECPDTDSIDDGDILEIDFATGIIENITKSEEYQATPLPDFVRGIVNSGGLIDYAKKMVK; via the coding sequence ATGAAAGGAAAAGTTTGGAAATTTGGTGATGATATTGATACCGATGCTGTGATCCCGGGCCGGTACCTCATAATGAACACACCCAAAGAACTTGCAGCACATGCTTTCGAGGGAGTACGACCAGAATTCCCCAAAAAAGTGCAAGAGAATGATATAATCGTTGCAGGTAATAATTTTGGCTGTGGGTCTTCGAGAGAACATGCCCCTCTGGCCCTGAAGGGAACAAAGATAGGTTGCGTAATAGCAAAATCGTTTGCACGTATATTTTTCAGGAATGCTATCAACATAGGAGTTCCACTCTTGGAATGTCCGGACACTGACAGTATAGACGATGGTGATATCCTAGAGATAGACTTTGCTACAGGAATCATCGAAAATATTACAAAGAGTGAGGAATATCAAGCCACACCATTGCCAGATTTTGTAAGGGGAATCGTAAATTCTGGCGGTCTTATAGATTATGCCAAGAAGATGGTCAAGTAA
- a CDS encoding M48 family metallopeptidase — MATNISSSIKINDSDIPYEVIFRKIKYPRLEYRHGNLKLIAPAGFREHEKLLNKHKIWIYRRFVAHKQRILFTAELELYSGRTEGQLQEYVESLIVSIGAELGVFPRKVAFRQMRTKWGSCSSKGNINLNTYLKHLPERLIEYVVFHEMVHLIEMNHGPRFKKLMQVKFHEHKTLEKQLHGYWLAIAEKYAV, encoded by the coding sequence ATGGCAACAAATATTTCCTCTTCCATTAAAATTAATGATTCAGATATACCTTATGAGGTAATATTCAGAAAGATCAAGTATCCTAGATTGGAGTATCGGCATGGTAACCTTAAACTGATAGCGCCTGCCGGATTTAGAGAGCATGAAAAACTGCTTAACAAGCACAAAATATGGATCTACCGAAGATTTGTTGCTCATAAGCAGAGGATTTTATTTACTGCTGAGTTAGAACTTTATTCAGGAAGGACCGAAGGACAATTGCAAGAATATGTTGAGTCATTAATAGTTTCTATTGGGGCTGAACTAGGTGTGTTTCCCAGAAAGGTGGCATTCAGGCAGATGCGCACTAAATGGGGTAGTTGCAGTTCAAAGGGGAACATCAATCTTAATACCTATTTGAAACACTTGCCTGAAAGACTGATCGAGTATGTTGTATTCCACGAGATGGTGCATTTAATAGAAATGAATCACGGACCCAGATTTAAGAAACTGATGCAGGTAAAATTCCATGAGCATAAAACTCTTGAAAAACAGCTGCATGGATACTGGCTTGCGATTGCAGAGAAATATGCTGTTTAA
- the truA gene encoding tRNA pseudouridine(38-40) synthase TruA, with protein sequence MRVALKIAYVGTGYHGSQIQPDVATIEGELFNALKELEIIDDPKTASFQSSGRTDAGVHARGQVVAFNTEKPNLSIPRVINSKLPNSIWVWAHAEVPDDFDPRRDASSRVYRYIMSGEQYDISMIRSASKILVGEHDFSNFCSKDEDKSTVRDVKRIDVRVSGVLTKIDVEANSFLWNMIRKMVTALTMVGSRVRDEAWLKQMLDPESYEEGLESAQSYGLTLMEVKYPMEMPWIEDAYSLRRASEKVQEYLVRHRVMAEVMQELVPKE encoded by the coding sequence ATGAGGGTTGCACTTAAAATCGCATATGTGGGAACAGGCTATCATGGGTCCCAGATCCAGCCGGATGTTGCTACTATTGAAGGAGAGCTCTTTAACGCCTTAAAAGAGCTGGAGATAATTGATGATCCAAAGACGGCATCTTTCCAGAGTTCTGGTAGGACCGATGCAGGTGTACATGCGAGGGGACAGGTAGTAGCTTTCAATACTGAGAAGCCTAACCTTTCTATCCCCAGGGTCATAAATTCTAAATTGCCCAATTCCATTTGGGTATGGGCACATGCAGAAGTTCCAGATGATTTTGATCCAAGAAGGGATGCAAGCAGCAGGGTCTACAGATATATTATGAGTGGAGAGCAGTATGATATCTCTATGATCAGGTCTGCCTCAAAGATCTTGGTTGGAGAACATGATTTTTCTAATTTTTGCAGCAAAGATGAAGATAAAAGCACAGTTCGTGACGTGAAAAGGATAGATGTTAGGGTTAGTGGAGTACTGACAAAGATAGATGTTGAAGCAAACAGTTTTCTTTGGAACATGATACGCAAAATGGTTACTGCCCTTACGATGGTAGGAAGTCGTGTAAGGGATGAGGCATGGCTTAAACAGATGCTTGACCCGGAATCATACGAAGAAGGGCTGGAATCGGCTCAATCTTATGGTCTCACCTTGATGGAAGTAAAATATCCCATGGAGATGCCGTGGATAGAAGATGCATATTCACTGCGCCGAGCCTCTGAAAAAGTACAGGAATATCTTGTAAGACATCGGGTCATGGCTGAAGTAATGCAAGAACTTGTGCCAAAAGAATGA
- a CDS encoding DUF87 domain-containing protein: MDSISDTFGAGVAKKRYVLGRRNNEEQGLLNLGRYLALDGSAGSYVGLDALGPHCILICGKRGYGKSYTMGTLVEELSLLPEGIKNNIASLVVDTMGIFWTMKKANRPQESLLKQWSLAPKGVTIKVFVPSGSVKKYDEQNIEIIPFSIPISSMDGYSWCKIFKIDEVSPLGVLLIRVVAELRSMYDRFSFDTIMDMIMEDERADNLTKSAAENYIITASSWGIFTEEGVHVKDLVCRGYTTVLDVSTLKDLDVRAAVVGQISKEIYYQRLEARRSEERMLMGQGQDNTGMPMVWMFIDEAHLFVPNRNKTLASDVLTNEWLRQGRQPGLSLILATQRPSALDPEVTSQSDVLICHRLTAAEDINALESFRPSYMKENIGDSIRKMGMEQGIAFILDDTTEAAHVIRMRPRLSWHGGNEPSALGYRQEKKSGT, encoded by the coding sequence ATGGATTCGATCTCTGATACTTTTGGAGCAGGTGTTGCCAAAAAACGTTATGTTCTTGGCAGAAGAAATAACGAAGAACAGGGGCTTCTTAATCTTGGAAGATATCTTGCACTGGATGGCTCAGCTGGTTCTTATGTAGGGTTGGATGCTCTTGGGCCGCATTGCATTCTTATATGTGGTAAAAGAGGATATGGGAAGTCCTATACCATGGGCACCCTGGTAGAAGAACTCTCGTTACTTCCTGAAGGCATAAAGAATAATATAGCTTCTCTTGTTGTCGACACAATGGGAATCTTCTGGACAATGAAAAAAGCTAATAGGCCACAGGAAAGCTTACTTAAACAATGGTCCCTTGCTCCAAAAGGAGTAACTATAAAGGTATTTGTCCCTTCGGGAAGTGTAAAAAAGTACGATGAACAGAACATCGAAATTATTCCATTTTCGATACCCATCTCTTCAATGGATGGTTATTCATGGTGCAAAATCTTCAAGATAGATGAAGTATCTCCTCTGGGAGTACTGCTTATTAGAGTAGTTGCAGAACTCAGATCAATGTACGACAGATTTTCATTTGATACTATAATGGATATGATAATGGAAGACGAAAGAGCCGACAATTTGACAAAGAGTGCTGCTGAGAACTACATAATAACTGCATCTTCGTGGGGTATTTTTACAGAAGAAGGCGTCCACGTGAAAGACCTTGTGTGCAGAGGTTACACAACGGTGCTTGATGTCAGCACTCTAAAGGACTTAGATGTAAGAGCAGCAGTAGTTGGGCAAATAAGCAAGGAAATATACTACCAGCGCCTTGAGGCACGAAGATCAGAGGAGCGTATGTTAATGGGACAGGGACAAGATAATACGGGCATGCCCATGGTATGGATGTTCATAGATGAGGCACACCTTTTTGTACCCAACAGGAACAAGACACTTGCTTCAGATGTGCTTACCAATGAGTGGCTACGACAGGGCAGACAGCCGGGGCTTTCACTCATCCTTGCCACACAACGTCCTTCCGCCCTTGACCCCGAGGTCACTTCGCAGTCAGATGTATTGATATGTCATCGTTTGACAGCAGCTGAAGATATTAATGCTCTTGAATCTTTTCGACCAAGCTATATGAAAGAAAACATTGGTGATTCGATCCGAAAAATGGGAATGGAACAGGGAATAGCGTTTATACTTGATGACACTACAGAAGCAGCTCATGTGATAAGGATGAGACCACGGCTTAGCTGGCACGGAGGGAATGAACCAAGTGCATTGGGGTATAGGCAAGAAAAAAAGAGTGGAACATAA
- a CDS encoding NAD(P)/FAD-dependent oxidoreductase — MTSSFNRPDYDVIIVGAGPAGMFAARELACHKLKILIIDMGSDVNDRHCSLEPELKCTHCLPCDIMCGVGGAGTYSDGTLNLRPDIGGDLSAFTEDENEAWNLVEEVDEIFLEYGATTKTSMPDQQEIEMLQRRAASVGAKFIEIRQRHIGSDDAKEVISRFKHDLDIKGVHFMLRTRVINLIIKNCTCYGVILEDGTYVTSKNVLLCPGRIGCEWVSQLVAEHSIEAGFSGVDIGIRVEVPAIIMDPVTRINHDPKFHISTSRYDDFVRTFCTNEHGFVVKENYQGFIATNGHSMHTMTSDNTNFAFLVHVELTHPMENTIKYAKSVAKLATTIGGGKPVLQRMGDLRRGRRSTEARIAKNNVRNTLKDITPGDISMALPHRIVMDIIEGLDTLNMIIPGVNSDSTLLYAPEVKLYAMEVSVDKNMQTSVKGLFAAGDGTGLSRDLVNSAATGLLAARGIVKLNSA, encoded by the coding sequence ATGACCTCTTCTTTTAATAGGCCTGACTATGATGTTATCATAGTAGGGGCAGGCCCCGCAGGAATGTTTGCTGCCAGGGAACTTGCCTGTCATAAATTGAAGATATTGATAATAGACATGGGAAGCGATGTCAATGATAGACATTGCTCCCTGGAACCAGAATTGAAGTGCACACACTGTTTGCCATGTGACATTATGTGCGGAGTGGGTGGTGCTGGTACTTACTCTGATGGTACCCTGAACCTAAGACCGGATATTGGCGGCGACCTCTCGGCATTCACGGAGGATGAAAATGAAGCATGGAACCTTGTAGAAGAGGTTGACGAGATTTTTTTGGAATATGGCGCTACAACCAAGACATCTATGCCAGATCAACAAGAAATTGAGATGTTACAGCGTAGGGCTGCATCAGTGGGTGCCAAGTTTATAGAAATACGGCAAAGGCATATAGGATCAGATGATGCAAAAGAGGTAATTTCACGATTCAAGCACGACCTTGATATCAAAGGCGTTCACTTTATGTTAAGAACAAGGGTTATCAATTTAATAATTAAAAATTGCACATGCTACGGCGTGATACTGGAAGATGGAACATATGTTACTTCAAAAAATGTATTACTTTGTCCAGGGAGAATTGGTTGTGAATGGGTGAGCCAGCTGGTGGCTGAACATTCTATTGAGGCAGGGTTTAGCGGAGTCGATATTGGAATAAGGGTGGAAGTCCCTGCGATAATAATGGACCCAGTCACCCGCATAAACCATGACCCTAAATTTCATATCAGCACTTCTAGATATGATGATTTTGTGAGAACTTTTTGCACCAATGAGCATGGATTTGTTGTGAAAGAAAATTATCAAGGATTTATTGCTACAAATGGACATTCCATGCATACGATGACTTCAGATAACACAAATTTTGCTTTTCTGGTACATGTGGAGTTGACGCATCCAATGGAAAACACAATCAAGTATGCAAAGTCGGTGGCAAAACTAGCTACTACCATTGGAGGTGGAAAACCTGTACTGCAAAGAATGGGAGATCTGCGCAGGGGCCGCCGTTCCACTGAAGCCAGAATTGCAAAAAATAATGTGAGGAATACCCTAAAGGATATAACTCCCGGGGATATTTCTATGGCACTGCCTCACAGGATAGTAATGGACATTATAGAAGGATTGGACACCCTTAATATGATCATCCCTGGAGTTAACTCCGACTCCACGCTCCTATATGCACCAGAAGTAAAACTTTATGCGATGGAAGTATCGGTGGACAAGAATATGCAAACAAGTGTAAAGGGACTTTTTGCTGCAGGAGATGGTACTGGCCTTTCCAGGGATCTGGTAAACTCTGCAGCAACGGGACTACTTGCAGCTAGAGGTATAGTTAAACTGAATTCAGCTTAA
- a CDS encoding isocitrate/isopropylmalate dehydrogenase family protein → MTQYKIPVIPGDGIGPEIIAEGRKVIEAAGEKFGFDVEWTEYPMGADHYLQTGELISLDTLKELSNYPVIYLGSIGDPRVAPGVLEKGVLLAARFYFDQYVNLRPIKLLEGVWTPIKEKTPRDIDFTVVRENTEDFYIGIGGKAQKGVSKNLLEVKRKLYSAKFGLDIETDSDEIAYQIGMISKEGTQRVIKYAFDLAMKKKKHVSSVDKANVLSDIYGFWRSEFQDIASSYPEVTTDFNYVDAITMWFVKNPEWFDVVVTPNMFGDIITDLGAMIQGGLGLAPGGNINPEGTSMFEPIHGSAPKYKGQNKVNPIATIWAGSLMLEQLGEREAADTIVAAIEKNILDNKVKTYDMGGTSTTSDVGDDIARIVSSI, encoded by the coding sequence ATGACACAGTACAAGATTCCAGTTATCCCTGGTGATGGCATTGGACCAGAAATCATTGCTGAAGGAAGAAAAGTAATAGAAGCTGCAGGTGAGAAATTCGGATTTGACGTTGAGTGGACAGAATACCCTATGGGTGCTGATCACTACTTACAAACAGGAGAACTAATTTCCCTCGATACGCTTAAAGAACTATCCAATTATCCCGTGATATACCTTGGTTCTATAGGAGACCCTAGAGTAGCCCCAGGTGTTCTGGAAAAAGGAGTTCTTCTGGCTGCAAGGTTCTATTTCGACCAGTACGTAAACCTTAGGCCAATTAAATTGCTGGAAGGGGTGTGGACACCTATAAAGGAAAAGACCCCACGGGACATAGATTTCACCGTGGTGAGAGAAAACACGGAAGATTTCTACATAGGTATCGGCGGAAAAGCCCAAAAGGGTGTTAGTAAGAACTTGCTGGAGGTTAAGAGAAAACTTTATTCAGCCAAGTTCGGCCTAGATATTGAGACAGATAGCGATGAAATTGCTTACCAGATAGGAATGATTTCAAAGGAAGGTACTCAAAGAGTGATCAAATACGCTTTTGACCTTGCTATGAAGAAAAAGAAACATGTATCTTCAGTGGACAAAGCAAATGTACTTTCAGATATATATGGATTTTGGAGAAGCGAATTCCAAGATATAGCTTCAAGTTATCCAGAAGTTACAACTGATTTTAACTATGTAGATGCTATAACTATGTGGTTTGTTAAAAATCCAGAGTGGTTCGATGTAGTTGTTACCCCCAACATGTTTGGAGATATAATTACAGACCTTGGTGCAATGATACAAGGTGGTCTTGGACTCGCCCCTGGAGGAAATATCAATCCTGAAGGTACGAGTATGTTTGAACCCATACATGGTTCTGCACCCAAGTACAAGGGGCAAAATAAGGTAAATCCCATAGCTACTATTTGGGCAGGTTCCCTTATGCTGGAGCAGCTTGGAGAAAGGGAGGCTGCAGATACAATAGTTGCTGCTATTGAAAAGAACATCCTTGACAATAAGGTGAAGACTTATGACATGGGTGGCACGTCAACTACATCTGATGTGGGCGATGATATTGCAAGAATAGTATCTTCGATATAA
- a CDS encoding helix-turn-helix domain-containing protein: MQNAEDESNNSDKVLVLPLNEDSKKVTQALSNEKALKMLEILADKPMSATTLSEKMGLPLTTIKYNLDSLIEADLIKVKETKWSQKGREIKIYEPVQKLIVVVPGTKNVDRSSIMGMLKKYLGLFISAVFAATGIEYLTRRMGVYSSANYYPSVLEEAAMKSSEYGGSINESLGYGSTVYDRATAANEASPMLATMVSNDTTDTVIMGSNQIVNATSAIPAKGLSTPYVATAGLNATDMNATIAPLQSPSSEDVTVLTGTTPGLIPPDLLAHISVWFFFGCMFVIIFMLIREIYYRKKAL, translated from the coding sequence ATGCAAAATGCAGAAGATGAAAGCAATAATTCCGATAAAGTGCTGGTCTTACCTCTTAACGAGGATTCAAAAAAAGTGACACAAGCTCTCTCAAATGAGAAAGCTCTTAAAATGTTAGAGATTCTGGCAGATAAACCCATGTCTGCCACCACTTTATCTGAAAAAATGGGTTTGCCTCTTACTACTATCAAATATAACCTTGATAGCCTGATAGAGGCTGATCTTATAAAGGTAAAAGAGACCAAATGGAGTCAAAAAGGCCGTGAGATCAAAATTTATGAACCCGTGCAGAAACTAATAGTAGTGGTTCCGGGAACAAAGAATGTTGACAGATCATCTATAATGGGAATGCTGAAAAAATACCTGGGTCTTTTCATCTCTGCGGTTTTTGCTGCAACTGGTATAGAATATCTGACACGTCGCATGGGTGTTTATTCTTCTGCAAATTATTATCCTTCAGTTCTTGAAGAAGCTGCTATGAAATCCAGTGAATATGGGGGGTCGATAAATGAAAGCCTTGGTTATGGTTCCACAGTTTATGATCGGGCGACTGCAGCAAATGAGGCATCCCCTATGCTGGCAACCATGGTGTCTAATGATACCACAGACACTGTTATTATGGGGTCAAACCAAATTGTCAATGCAACTTCAGCGATCCCTGCAAAAGGTTTGAGTACGCCATACGTGGCTACAGCAGGATTGAATGCTACAGATATGAATGCAACCATTGCACCTCTACAATCCCCCTCATCTGAAGATGTTACTGTTCTCACAGGCACCACTCCTGGTCTTATTCCACCTGATCTCTTAGCACATATAAGCGTTTGGTTCTTCTTTGGTTGTATGTTTGTTATTATATTCATGTTGATAAGGGAAATATATTATAGAAAAAAGGCTCTATGA